One stretch of Agelaius phoeniceus isolate bAgePho1 chromosome W unlocalized genomic scaffold, bAgePho1.hap1 SUPER_W_unloc_2, whole genome shotgun sequence DNA includes these proteins:
- the LOC143692599 gene encoding olfactory receptor 14J1-like — translation MCYDRYVSICKPLHYGTLLGSRACAHMAAAAWASAFLYSLLHTANTFSLPLCHGNALGQFFCEIPQILKLSCSHSNLRELGLLAFSSCLSFGCFVFIVFSYVQIFRAVLRIPSEQGRHKAFSTCLPHLAVVSLLVSTAIFAHIKPPSMSSPSVNLALSILYSVVPPALNPLIYSLRNQELRTALWRLMTGWFWKH, via the coding sequence atgtgctacgaccgctacgtgtccatctgcaaacccctgcactacgggaccctcctgggcagcagagcttgtgcccacatggcagcagctgcctgggccagtgcctttctctattcactgctgcacacggccaatacattttccctgcccctgtgccatggcaatgccctgggccagttcttctgtgaaatcccacagatcctcaagctctcttgctcacactcaaacctcagggaacttgggcttcttgctTTTAGTTCCTGTTTatcatttggctgttttgtgttcattgttttctcctatgtgcagatcttcagggctgtgctgaggatcccctctgagcagggacggcacaaagccttttccacctgcctccctcacctggctgtggtctctctgTTAGTCAGCACTGCCATATTTGCCCACATAAaacccccctccatgtcctccccatctgTGAATCTGGCCCTGTCaattctgtactcagtggtgcctccagccctgaaccccctcatctacagcctgaggaaccaggagctcaggaCTGCATTGTGGAGATTGATGACAGGATGGTTttggaaacattaa